The sequence TGCTGTTGCGGTGTCAACGCGGTGTACTGCGCCTCTGCGGCGATGATCTGACGCTGCAGTTCACGCCACTTGGCCTGCAGGTCTGCGCGGACCGCGGAGGCCTGCTCGGCCGCGGCGCGGGCGTCGGCGGCCGAGGTCTCCGAGGCCTTGGCAGCCGCGGCCGCGCGCTCACGGCCTGATCGATAGGCCTTCATCTGGTCGGCCGTCTCGGCGGCTACCACCCGCTGCAGCGACAGCTGGTCGATCAGGTTTTGCGGGGATGTCGTGGCCAGCACCGCCGCGAATTGACCGGTGCCTCCACCCATGTAAGTCATAGCCGCTATTCGGTCGACCGCGGCTTGAAAGGGCTCCAGCTGGGAGTTCGCAACCTCGAGGGCCGCCGCATCAGCACGATGGCGCTCTTCGGCCGCTGTCTGGACAGCCAGTTTGGCGTCGGCATCGCGTTGGGCCGTCGTGACGGCCTCGCGGGTCTGCACCGCCTGACGGGACAACTCGTTGAGTTTGGCCAACGCATCAGCCGCGGGATCCGCCGTGACGACGCCCACCGACATCGCCAGCACCAGCACCGCGGCCGCCGCGCCGTACGCCGCTCGCCGGAGTGAATGGCGAGCCCTGGTCATTCGGCTTGTCACGATCCTTCGCTATAGGGACCGACGGTGGTCCGGCGCGTGCGTCTCGCAAAGGCTACGAACTACGCGCGACGATGTCCACCCTGGGGTCATCGCGCTTGCCGGCTGGGATGGCGGTGAACACCGACGACATGCGCTCTCCAGGCGGGCATCATCGACGGACGTCGTCCGACGCTTGACCGCCGACTCGAGAAGAGGCACTCCGATGGACTGGAAGCGAAGCGACACCGCTGTGGTTGTTCATCAATCCGCAGAACCGCAGCTGCGGTGAGGACTGCCAGGGGGTCCGGAGTGTGACCCATCGTCCACGAACCAGCCGGCAACCTTTCCTGGCGGTTCTACGTCAACGCTTCAGTCCTGCCCGAGCCCGTTTTCGAAGATTCCCGTGTTGCTGGCCGACGGTGGCAGCAATCTCGGGCGCAGCACTAGTTCAAAGACCGTGCAGCGCATCGCCAAACGCGCGGACGGCTGGCTGCCGTATCTTGCGGCGCCGGGCCGGCCGGAGCCGCAGAACTGCGTGCAAGCTGGGACCGAATCCGGGAGATGGCTTCCGAGTATGGCCGGGACACGAGCCGGATGGAGATGGTCGTGGTGGGAAACGTCACCTTCACCGACCGGCCTGCAGAATCCGACCGATCGACGTTCGTCGGCACCCTTGACCAGATCTTGGACGATGTCCGAACGGCCGCGGACGCAGGCGCAGCCGAACTCATCATTGACCTGAATCTGCAGGACTGGTTCGCCAGCACAAGCCAGATGCTCGAGACGGCGGTGGAGATCCGCGAGCGTGCGGCCCCTTCGTGACAACACCGATGACAAAGCATGAAGCCTGTGGTCCGGCGCGGTTGTTGCTCGACGGACCCGAGGCGCGTTCGGCGATCAACGCCGCTCGCCGGTGTTCCCGTTCCTCGACGCTGCGAGCTGAACAGCTGCATCGACCAGGCGCGACTGTCGGCTCGAACCGCTCATGCGCGAAGGATGCCTACCGCCGCCTCCGCCGCCACTGCCAGACGCCGTGATCAAGGTCCGTCGGCGACACGCCCATCTCCGCGGCCGCTGCGGTCAGGATCCGTAGAGCGAACCCGGTCGTGACGGCGCGACGGGGCGTCCCAGCGCGTCGACGCAGCGGCAGATCTTCCGGTCCGGCTTCGTCGGCGCTCCGGCACCTTCGACATCTAGCCATACGACCGCAGACGGTCGCCGTGGGTACTGGCATCACCCCGGTTGTCGCACAAAGACACCTTCGACCACCACGGGGTGCATCAGGCCCTCGAAGGTGTAGACCTCCCGGCGACCCAAGCGCGTGATAGCGCTGACTTTGTCCCAGTAGACATCGTTCGTCGCAAGGTCGTGCAGAACCGGATCGTCCATGACGCCGGCAATTCGGTGCAGCCTTGTCCGACCCGGCGCGTGTGTCCACATGCGCGGACCATCGAATCTGGTGTTAGTCGCAACCGCGAAATCCATCTCCGACCAGTTACGTTGTTTAAGTGAGGCTTTGACGCGAGTCCATATCTCGATTGGAATCGTGTCTCTACCGGGTCGGCGTGTTCGCCCAGCAAGCTGGCGGATAACCTCTCTGGCCTTCACTCCACGCTCGCCGTGCACCCCTACCTTGGTGAGGAACACAATCTGGTTGGCAGCGCGATTGATAGTCAGGTGCCAGCAATCGCGATAGCCCTCCTTCGTCGTCCGGGTAATGCTGCTCTGTACTCCCATACGTAAGAGCAGGTTCACAACGTCATCGATCAGCCGTCGGCTAGTCGAGGCGTAGTACACCTGCCCGTGCGCTATGTTGGCGTCCCAGCGCACCGACCCATCTGTAGCCCATAGATGCCGCAAAAATAGGGCGACCTGTTCATTCGGCAGTGCGAAAATCTCCCTCGGCACGAATTTCTCGTGACTTCTCATGCCGAAGAGGCCGAGACCGTCTAGCCATTCGGCGATCGGGTTGCGCTTGCCGTGTGTCAGACGATAGGGCGCTCGCAATCGCAAAGTCGTCACCCGAGCGGCCGCGTATTCGTCGCGGACCGGTGTCACGCCGAAATGTGCTGCTGCAATCGTCACAGCTGCGAGATTGTTCTCATCGACTGATGCGTAGCGAATCGGCTGTCGCTTGACGCAAGAGCCGTCGCCAATCATGTGCGCCAGCATGATGATCTCTGAATCATGCATAGGCGTTGGATGAGCCGGCTCGGGCAGTCGCCGAGGGACTGCGATCCGGCTGCCAGAACTCAGTTTCGTCGGTGAACTCCAGCCATCCACCATGAGCACTTCTTGGCCGGACGTCATGTCGAGAGCCCGCCCCGATGCGAGGGTCAGCCTTGAGACTTCTCGATTACGGATCAGAATCCGTCCCGTTGCACGTCGCTTCGTCAGGCGCATCCTGTCGTCTATCGACCACAGAAGCGGTTTGTCGGGTGCGATTATCAGCTCGTTGAGGGGCGCTTCAAATCCGTTATCTGCTCTCGAGACTCGAGGTCGCTGCGACGCCGTCTGATCTGACAGTGAAGGCTGAGGCTCACGACTTGCCCGCCTCAAACCGTCCGGTTCAAGGTCTACGTCACAGACGGTCGCGGGATCTTCCAGCTCTGCCATGGTATGAGACTATTGATACCCCCCGACAATAGTCGCTTACCGGATCATCTTGCAGCATTAGCTTATTCACTGTCACGGGAGCGGCTGGGGACGAAGCGATGCACCCGCGTCACTTCGCCATATTAGTGAAACGCGAGAGATGCAGTTGATGCGCGACCGTGACAGTCTTTGTCGGGCCGTTGCGATGCTTGGCGATGATGAGGTCAGCTTCACCGCCGCGGGGATCGTCTCGTTCGAAGGCGTCGGGCCGATGCAGCAGGATAACCATGTCGCTGTCCTGCTCAATGCTGCCGGATTCCCTTAGATCAGCTAACATTGGCTTCTTGTCTGTGCGCTGCTCGGGTCCACGGTTCAGCTGACTCATCGCCACAACAGGAACCTCGAGTTCCTTCGCCAAAAGCTTTATCTGGCGAGAGAATTCGGAGACTTCCTGCTGACGTGACTCGACCTTCTTGCCGGATGTCATCAGCTGCAAGTAGTCAATGACGATCAGCTTGAGATCGTGCTTTTGCTTGAGTCGGCGCGCCTTGGCGCGGATCTCCATCATCATCAGGTTGGGCGAGTCGTCGATATATAGAGGCGCCTCGCTGATCTCACTCATCCGTCGCGCCAAGCGCGTCCAGTCGTCGTCGCTCATCCGGCCGGAGCGCATATCCGTCAGCTTGATCTTTGCCTCCGCCGACAAGAGTCGCATCACAATCTCGGACTTGCTCATCTCCAATGAGAAGATGACGCTCGCCATCCGGTTTTTGATTGAGCACGAGCGCAAAAAATCCAAACCGAGCGTGCTTTTGCCGACGCCGGGCCTCGCCGCGATCACCACCATCTGTCCGGCATGCAAGCCGTTGGTGAGCTCATCGAGCTCCAGGAAACCCGTCGGCACACCTGCGGCCAGCCCGCCGTTCGACGCGATCGCGTCAATCTCGTCCATCGTCGGCTGCAGGAGGTCTTCCAGCGCGACGAAGTCCTCTGACGTGCGGCCGTCGGTGACGTCGTAGATCTCGGCCTGCGCGCGGTCGACGATCTCGGCGACATCGGCGCCCTCTGCGCCCGCATAGCCGTACTGGACAACGCGCGTGCCCGCGTCCACGAGCCGACGCAGCAGCGCCTTCTCCGCGACGATGGTCGCGTAGTAACCGGCGTTGGCGGCGGTCGGCACGGTCGAGATCAGCGTGTGCAGATAAGGGGCCCCGCCGATGCGGCGGAGGAGGCCGCGTCGGTCGAGTTCGGCGGCGACAGTCACAGCGTCCGCGGGCTCGCCGCGACCGTAAAGATCGAGGATGGCGTCGTAGACGCTTTGGTGATTGGGCCGGTAGAAATCGCCGGGCCGTAGCCGCTCGAGCACGTCGGCGATGGCGTCCTTGCTCAGCAGCATGCCGCCGAGGACCGCCTGTTCTGCGGCCTCGTCTTGCGGTGGCTGGCGACCGAAGTCTTCGGAAGGCGGTGAAACGTCGTCGATACCGGAACGGCCACGGTCATCCACGACAGCCACCGCGGCCCACCTCCCCTCCAGCGCTCGAACGTGCGTTCGAAGAACCTTATCGCGACTGTAAGTCAAACCCCCGACGGGGACAACCTCCCCGGCACCGCCACAGCCTTGCGACGGCCAACGCTAGACGTTGCTGGAGAGACCGCAAGGGGGGCCTGTTCATGAACCTGTGGATGGGGTGTGGATATCTCCGCTCGGCCGTGTTGAGGTCTTGGGGAGAACCTGTGGAAGAACGCCGGTGTGAACCACATCCCCGCAGATAAGCGGACCACAGGGGTGGGAGTTAGTTGTGGATGACAAATTCATCGGCGTGTCGGGCCGGGTTACGGCTTCGGGCGTGTTGTGTTTCACCTCAGCGCCCCCGAGGTTAACGGCAGGTTAGCTTCGCTGGGCGGATAAGGCCGATTACTGTTCGCCAGAAATTGCAGCAACGGCGGCGTGAAGGCCGATCATGGCCTTCACGCCGGGAATTAACGCGTGCGTCTAAGACTCGGCGACGACGTTCACCGACACGGCGGCATCCACTTCGGGATGCAGCTTGACCGCTATCGGATGGCTGCCGAGGGTCTTGATGTGTCCCTTAGGTAATTGCACCGTGCGCTTGTCCAGATTGGGGCCGCCGGCTTTCTTGATCGCGCCGACGACATCCGCTGCGGTGACCGAGCCGAACAGCTTGCCGCTGTCGGATGCGGTCCTGGCGGGCAGTTCCACTGACCCGAGTCCCTCGAGCGCCGTCTTCAGTTCGTTGGCGTGTTCGATGCCGCGGATGGTCTTGGTCTCGCGCGCCCGACGGATCCCGTCAGCTTGTCGCTCGGCACCCTTGGTGGCCACGATCGCCAGGCCGCGCGGCAACAGGTAATTGCGCCCGTAGCCGTCCTTCACCTCGACGGTGTCGCCTGCCACGCCGAGGTGCTCGACCTCAGCGGTGAGAATCAGTTTCATCTTCGGTGTCTTTCCTTAGTTCTGCCGACTCAGCGGGTTGACGAGCTGAACGGCAGCAGAGCGACCTCGCGGGCGTTCTTGACGGCGATCGCGATGTCACGCTGGTGCTGCACGCAGTTGCCGGTCACCCGACGCGCACGGATCTTGCCCCGCTCGCTGATGTAGGTGCGCAGCAGCGCGGTGTCCTTGTAATCGATCTGCTGCCCCTTCTTGGAGCAGAACACGCACTTGCGTGTCTTGACCGGCTTCTCTGGAGCCGGACGCCTCTTGGTCGAGGACTTGGCCATGTGTCTATCTCTTTCTCAGTTGCTGATGTGCGTTATCTCAGAAGGGCGGTTCGTCGTCGCTGCCGGAAAACGATCCGGACGCCGGTGCGCTGCCCCATGGGTCGTCCTTGGGCTGCTGTGAGCCGCCGCGGTCGCCGCCGCCACCGCCGCTGCTCCCGAAGCCGCCGCCGCCTCCGCCGCCGCTGCGGCTGGCCTTGTTGACCTTGGCCGTGGCGTAGCGCAGCGACGGACCGATCTCGTCGACCTCGAGCTCGACGACCGTGCGCTTCTCGCCCTCGCGGGTCTCATAAGACCGCTGCTTGAGCCGGCCCTGCACGATCACCCGCGAGCCGCGAGTCAGGCTCTCGGCCACGTTCTCCGCGGCCTCGCGCCAGATGCTGCACCGCATGAACAGCGCGTCGCCGTCCTTCCACTCGTTGCTCTGCCGATCGAAGATCCGCGGAGTGGACGCCACCGTGAAGTTGGCGACGGCGGCGCCCGAAGGGGTGAAGCGCAGTTCAGGGTCGGCGGTCAGATTTCCGACGACGGTGATGATCGTGTCACCAGCCACGGGGTCCTCCTGGGCAGTAGTTCCGGCTCTTCGCGCAAGCGCTCATCGCGGGGGCGGTGGTTGTCGTGGGCGAGCCTACGCAGCGCCTCCGACTCCCATCGGCCTTTAGTGCTTGTCGGTCCGAAGCACCTTGGTCCGCAGAACGGATTCGTTCAGGCTGAGCTGACGGTCGAGCTCGGTCACAGTGGCCGGCTTGGCCTTGACGTCGATCACCGCATAGATGCCCTCGGCATGCTTGGCGATCTCGTATGCCAGTCGGCGGCGGCCCCAGATGTCGATCTTGTCGACGGTCCCGCCGTCCTTGCGGATGACGTTCAGGAACGTCTCCAGCGACGGGCTGACAGTGCGCTCGTCAAGGGTGGGGTCGAGGATGACCATGATTTCGTATGGACGCATGAAGACCTCATCACCTCCTATGGGCTAGTCGGCCACGGCCTATCCGTGGCAGGAGGGTCGCCTGCGTCGGCAACCGGGCCAGGTTACAGGAACCCCTGCTGATCTGCGAAATCGCACTGCTCTTCGGGTCGATCCAGACATACACTTGGCCGTGTTCTCCGAGACGCGCTACGCCCGCAACGGGGATCTGCGCGTCGCTTATCGCGCATCTGCGCCCGGTGAGCGCGACATCGTGTTCGTGCCGAACTGGTTCACCTGTTGCGAAGTCATCCCAGAAATGCCGGTCTTTCAAGGCTGGATCGAAGCGATGGCCTCGCTAGGTCGGTTCGTCTTCTTCGATCAGCCTGGCACCGGCGGGTCGGACCCCGTCGCCTCGGGGGCACTGCCAACCCTGGAGCAGTGGACCGACAGCATCACAGCCGTACTCGACGAGCTGGGCAGCCGCGAAGCGGTCCTGCTCGCAGTCGACGGCGCGTTCGCGCCTGCGGCCCTCTACGCCGCGACGCATCCTTCGCGCACCACTGCACTCATCGCCCTCGAGTGTTATGCCCGCACGACAGGTGAACGCCGTGCGGACCGCACCGTCGACGAGTTCCGCACCGCAATGGCCGCGGCGTGGGGCACGGGCACGTTTCAAAGGGTGCTCAATCCGGAGATGCCATGGAATGAGGAGATACGTTCCGTGTGGGCGCGCCATGAACGCATGGCGGCGAGCCCGGGAATCGTTGCGCTCATGCTGCCGCTCCTCTTCGACTTGGACGTGCGGGCTCTCCTTCCGGCGATTCGGGTGCCGAC is a genomic window of Mycobacterium sp. ITM-2016-00318 containing:
- a CDS encoding LAGLIDADG family homing endonuclease, whose product is MAELEDPATVCDVDLEPDGLRRASREPQPSLSDQTASQRPRVSRADNGFEAPLNELIIAPDKPLLWSIDDRMRLTKRRATGRILIRNREVSRLTLASGRALDMTSGQEVLMVDGWSSPTKLSSGSRIAVPRRLPEPAHPTPMHDSEIIMLAHMIGDGSCVKRQPIRYASVDENNLAAVTIAAAHFGVTPVRDEYAAARVTTLRLRAPYRLTHGKRNPIAEWLDGLGLFGMRSHEKFVPREIFALPNEQVALFLRHLWATDGSVRWDANIAHGQVYYASTSRRLIDDVVNLLLRMGVQSSITRTTKEGYRDCWHLTINRAANQIVFLTKVGVHGERGVKAREVIRQLAGRTRRPGRDTIPIEIWTRVKASLKQRNWSEMDFAVATNTRFDGPRMWTHAPGRTRLHRIAGVMDDPVLHDLATNDVYWDKVSAITRLGRREVYTFEGLMHPVVVEGVFVRQPG
- a CDS encoding glycoside hydrolase — protein: MTRARHSLRRAAYGAAAAVLVLAMSVGVVTADPAADALAKLNELSRQAVQTREAVTTAQRDADAKLAVQTAAEERHRADAAALEVANSQLEPFQAAVDRIAAMTYMGGGTGQFAAVLATTSPQNLIDQLSLQRVVAAETADQMKAYRSGRERAAAAAKASETSAADARAAAEQASAVRADLQAKWRELQRQIIAAEAQYTALTPQQQAVIDNAVPPPPVPGAPVPADPAIVAMPGQAPEAVDPSLAVARLDIPEALPVGVAYEAGMQPNTIVAARAVSARFPQIADIDGVRPDSKPWHPNGLAIDIMIPNHSSPEGIALGDEILAFAMSNAARFGLQDVIWRGTYYTPGGPQGSGYGHYDHVHITTTPRR
- a CDS encoding single-stranded DNA-binding protein produces the protein MAGDTIITVVGNLTADPELRFTPSGAAVANFTVASTPRIFDRQSNEWKDGDALFMRCSIWREAAENVAESLTRGSRVIVQGRLKQRSYETREGEKRTVVELEVDEIGPSLRYATAKVNKASRSGGGGGGGFGSSGGGGGDRGGSQQPKDDPWGSAPASGSFSGSDDEPPF
- the dnaB gene encoding replicative DNA helicase, which encodes MAVVDDRGRSGIDDVSPPSEDFGRQPPQDEAAEQAVLGGMLLSKDAIADVLERLRPGDFYRPNHQSVYDAILDLYGRGEPADAVTVAAELDRRGLLRRIGGAPYLHTLISTVPTAANAGYYATIVAEKALLRRLVDAGTRVVQYGYAGAEGADVAEIVDRAQAEIYDVTDGRTSEDFVALEDLLQPTMDEIDAIASNGGLAAGVPTGFLELDELTNGLHAGQMVVIAARPGVGKSTLGLDFLRSCSIKNRMASVIFSLEMSKSEIVMRLLSAEAKIKLTDMRSGRMSDDDWTRLARRMSEISEAPLYIDDSPNLMMMEIRAKARRLKQKHDLKLIVIDYLQLMTSGKKVESRQQEVSEFSRQIKLLAKELEVPVVAMSQLNRGPEQRTDKKPMLADLRESGSIEQDSDMVILLHRPDAFERDDPRGGEADLIIAKHRNGPTKTVTVAHQLHLSRFTNMAK
- the rplI gene encoding 50S ribosomal protein L9, producing MKLILTAEVEHLGVAGDTVEVKDGYGRNYLLPRGLAIVATKGAERQADGIRRARETKTIRGIEHANELKTALEGLGSVELPARTASDSGKLFGSVTAADVVGAIKKAGGPNLDKRTVQLPKGHIKTLGSHPIAVKLHPEVDAAVSVNVVAES
- the rpsR gene encoding 30S ribosomal protein S18, which codes for MAKSSTKRRPAPEKPVKTRKCVFCSKKGQQIDYKDTALLRTYISERGKIRARRVTGNCVQHQRDIAIAVKNAREVALLPFSSSTR
- the rpsF gene encoding 30S ribosomal protein S6, which produces MRPYEIMVILDPTLDERTVSPSLETFLNVIRKDGGTVDKIDIWGRRRLAYEIAKHAEGIYAVIDVKAKPATVTELDRQLSLNESVLRTKVLRTDKH